One genomic window of Hemitrygon akajei chromosome 1, sHemAka1.3, whole genome shotgun sequence includes the following:
- the nt5c3a gene encoding cytosolic 5'-nucleotidase 3 isoform X4 yields MVDKESLQMLEMPEFQKKTVHIRNPEKVEEIICGLIKGGASKLQIITDFDMTLSKFLHNGKRCSTCHNVIDNCKLISEECRKKLLQIRNKYYPIEVDPGISTEEKYPFMVEWWTKAHTLLVEQAIQKEKLAAVVRESDVILRDGYELFFDKLNEHNIPVFIFSAGIGDVLEEVISQGGVFHSNVKVVSNFMDFDEKGVLKGFKGELIHVYNKHDGALRSSEYFNKLKDNCNIILLGDSLGDLNMADGVQNIESILKIGFLNDKVEESLEKYMDSYDIVLVGDETLDLVNAILQKIL; encoded by the exons ATGCCAGAGTTCCAGAAGAAAACAGTCCATATTCGGAATCCTGAAAAGGTAGAGGAAATTATATGTGGTCTCATTAAAGGAGGAGCATCAAAACTTCAG ATAATCACGGATTTTGATATGACGCTGAGCAAGTTTTTACATAACGGAAAAAGATGTTCAACCTGTCACA ATGTCATTGACAACTGCAAGTTAATCTCAGAGGAATGTAGGAAGAAG TTGCTGCAGATTAGAAACAAATACTATCCAATTGAAGTTGATCCCGGCATTAGCACTGAGGAAAAATACCCTTTCATGGTGGAATG GTGGACAAAAGCTCACACCTTATTGGTTGAACAAGCAATTCAGAAAGAGAAACTGGCTGCGGTGGTGAGAGAATCGGATGTGATTCTGAG GGATGGTTATGAGTTGTTCTTCGACAAACTGAATGAACACAACATTCCAGTGTTCATTTTTTCAGCCGGTATTGGTGATGTGCTGGAAGAGGTGATTTCTCAGGGCGGGGTCTTCCACTCCAATGTGAAAGTAGTCTCCAACTTCATGGATTTTGATGAGAAG GGAGTCCTGAAAGGCTTTAAAGGTGAACTCATCCATGTTTATAATAAACATGATGGAGCCTTGAGGAGCTCTGAGTACTTCAACAAACTAAAGGACAATTGTAACATCATTCTTCTGGGAGATTCGTTGGGTGACTTGAatatggcagatggcgttcaaaaTATTGAGAGTATACTCAAGATTGGATTCTTGAATGATAAG GTGGAAGAAAGTTTAGAAAAGTACATGGACTCCTATGATATTGTACTGGTGGGCGACGAAACATTGGATCTAGTCAACGCTATCCTTCAGAAGATTCTGTGA
- the nt5c3a gene encoding cytosolic 5'-nucleotidase 3 isoform X3, translated as MPEFQKKTVHIRNPEKVEEIICGLIKGGASKLQIITDFDMTLSKFLHNGKRCSTCHNVIDNCKLISEECRKKLLQIRNKYYPIEVDPGISTEEKYPFMVEWWTKAHTLLVEQAIQKEKLAAVVRESDVILRDGYELFFDKLNEHNIPVFIFSAGIGDVLEEVISQGGVFHSNVKVVSNFMDFDEKGVLKGFKGELIHVYNKHDGALRSSEYFNKLKDNCNIILLGDSLGDLNMADGVQNIESILKIGFLNDKVEESLEKYMDSYDIVLVGDETLDLVNAILQKIL; from the exons ATGCCAGAGTTCCAGAAGAAAACAGTCCATATTCGGAATCCTGAAAAGGTAGAGGAAATTATATGTGGTCTCATTAAAGGAGGAGCATCAAAACTTCAG ATAATCACGGATTTTGATATGACGCTGAGCAAGTTTTTACATAACGGAAAAAGATGTTCAACCTGTCACA ATGTCATTGACAACTGCAAGTTAATCTCAGAGGAATGTAGGAAGAAG TTGCTGCAGATTAGAAACAAATACTATCCAATTGAAGTTGATCCCGGCATTAGCACTGAGGAAAAATACCCTTTCATGGTGGAATG GTGGACAAAAGCTCACACCTTATTGGTTGAACAAGCAATTCAGAAAGAGAAACTGGCTGCGGTGGTGAGAGAATCGGATGTGATTCTGAG GGATGGTTATGAGTTGTTCTTCGACAAACTGAATGAACACAACATTCCAGTGTTCATTTTTTCAGCCGGTATTGGTGATGTGCTGGAAGAGGTGATTTCTCAGGGCGGGGTCTTCCACTCCAATGTGAAAGTAGTCTCCAACTTCATGGATTTTGATGAGAAG GGAGTCCTGAAAGGCTTTAAAGGTGAACTCATCCATGTTTATAATAAACATGATGGAGCCTTGAGGAGCTCTGAGTACTTCAACAAACTAAAGGACAATTGTAACATCATTCTTCTGGGAGATTCGTTGGGTGACTTGAatatggcagatggcgttcaaaaTATTGAGAGTATACTCAAGATTGGATTCTTGAATGATAAG GTGGAAGAAAGTTTAGAAAAGTACATGGACTCCTATGATATTGTACTGGTGGGCGACGAAACATTGGATCTAGTCAACGCTATCCTTCAGAAGATTCTGTGA